The Candidatus Poribacteria bacterium genome contains the following window.
CTCCTAACTTCTTAGCGGAGACGGTGATTGCTCCTTCCTCTGTGATGGTCCCTTCAACCGCCATTCTAATGCCGACTTCCAGATCCGTTGCCATGCACTCAATCGTGCCGCCGGTGGCATTGATGAGGACATTTGAGAGGATTGGTAGGGTCGTCCGTCCACTTGCGACACCTTGCAGGACCTGTAAGGCGTCTAAAAGATCATCCCTTTCAAAAGTTAATTCCATTCTAAACTCTCCTTCCTAAGTTATGACATAAAAAACATACGTAAAAGTCGATAGTTTTCTTTACTGATGCTCTGGATGGGGTCCCGTTTGAAATTTGGGGATAATCCCAGCCCTAATTTTTTGTTTGTATTGAATAGAATTGTGATGGTGTCAGTAGTGAAACACGGGCATATCATTGTGCGAAAGCCGACCTGTCTCACGAATATTACAAAGAACATTCTCGGAATTTGATTTGCAAGAAAAACCTTGACAAACTCCTATATTCAGTATAACATATTTAACGAATATAGCAAAGGAAAATTTTCAAACACGGGCTCGCACTTTGCATTTTTTGATAGAGCCGATGCACGCTACAATGCCCTGTCTACTCTACAACTCAAGTTCTCCTAACCAAGGTATATATTAAAGCGGTTTAGTTTCGAGGTGTCGCGGTCGAGCAAGAAATGAAATCGCTGCCGTTTTTCTCCTGAGAATATGCACACTACAGATTCGCACGCCTCGCAGACAATCGCAAAACGAGCAGTGCTGATTGGGGCTGTCTTGATTATCGCGAATAGCTACTGGATAGCCTATGTCGAAATGATTTGGCATACCGCACATCTGACAACCGTCGCGATGTCCGTCAATGTCATGTTCGGCATTATAGCGATAACGTTTCTAAACATGATTGTGCGGCGTATCTTTCCACGCGCCGCCCTGCAGCCCCGGGATCTACTTGTCATTTTTAGTATGCTCGCCGTAGGGAGTGCTTTTTCAGGACATGATTGTATTCCGCGTTTAATGGGACTCATCCCGTATGCGTTTCGCTTTGCTACCCCCGAAAACGATTGGGAGGCACTCCTCTTTCATTATCTTCCCGAATGGCTTGTCGTGAAAGACCCGAAAGCCGTCAACGATTTCTATGAGGGTGAGGTCAACTTTTTTACAGAGGGTTATGTCCAGTATTGGATCGTGCCGATTCTCGCTTGGTCGGTGGTTATTTTCCTGTTGATGTTAATCTTTTTGTGTTTGACCTCCCTGATTCGCAAGCAGTGGATAGAAAATGAGAAACTCGCGTATCCGATTATTCAAATTCCGCTTGAGATTACCACCAACCGGCGTATCTTCTCAAATCGCTTGCTCTGGCTCGGCTTCGGCATCGCCATGGGCATCAACCTACTCAATGGGCTGCAGTTCTTCTACCCTATTCTCCCAGAGATCCCTGTTCGAAAATACGATCTCAATGTTTACTTCACGCAAAAACCCTGGAGCGCAATGGGTAGCACACCCCTCAGGTTTCATCCCTATATAATTGGCTTCTCCTTTATTTTGCCTTTGGATTTGGCGTTTTCGTGCACCTTTTTCTATCTGCTGAAGAAAGTCCAGTTGCTCTTTGGAAGTGCTGTCGGGATTTCAGCGTTACCCGGCTATCCGTTTTTAGGAGAACAGGGTGCCGGGGCATTGCTGGCATTGCTTGCGATTGCCTGTTGGCATGCGCGGAAACATTTTGCAGATGTGTGGTCACAGGTCATCCGACCCGATCGCGCCGCCTCACGAACAGAGGCGATCTCGCATCGCGCCGCCGTCATTACGTTGGGTATATGTCTGCTTCTGTTAGCGGTTTTTTGTGTCCGTAGTGGGATGACGCTATGGGCGTTTGCGATTTTTATCGGGGTCTATTTAATGATTGTGATGGGGTTAACCCGAATGCGTGCAGAATTGGGACCACCGATCCATGCGATTGGGTATCTGACCCCGCAGTATATGATAATTTCACTGCTCGGCACGCGACGTTTGCGGGCGGGCAACCTAACAATGCTCTCGTTGATGAATTGGTTAAGTGGTGCAAGTTATGCCTCCTTTCGGACACATCCGATGCCGGATCAGTTGGAGGCGTTTAAACTCGGAGAGCGCACGGGTATCCGAAATCGAACGATGTTTGGCGTATTAGTCATTGCAAGTCTTGTGGGTATCCTGTCGAGTCTGATTCTCTATCCGTATGCGATTTACAGTGAGGGGGTGGCTGCAGGCTCGGAGCAGATTCATGCCGGTGGTGCGGATACATACAACTTCCTTTCTTCGTGGTTAGTGAATCCAAAACCGACGGATTGGCTGGCGACCTCGGTGCTCGGATTCGCCTTCGCTGTGAATGTGGGTATCATCTTTCTGCGTTCACGTTTTGTGTGGTGTCCGTTGCATCCCGCGGGATATGTTATCGGTGTCGCGCCGGGAACAACGGATGTCATCTGGTTTCCGCTATTTCTGGCGATGGTAGCAAAGTGGGTAATCTTGCGGCACGGCGGTATCAACGCCTATCGAAAGGCAGTGCCGTTCTTCATCGGATTGGTGTTAGGTGAAGCGTTGATGGGGTGTTTTTGGCCCCTGTTAAGTCTTGTGTTGAGATCAGCAGTGTATAGTTGGATTTGAGGGGCGTGTCGGAATCATAGCGAGTTTAATGCCAATTTTTCTTGACATTCGGAAATTTTTGTGCTACCATTTTAATAAATATATCCTATTTTTCAAACACATCGGTAACATCTTTTCTCGCCGATTGTTTCTACATTATCAAGCGTATGATCGAAGTTAGAGAACTCACAAAATCTTACGGTCCGACAGTTGCTGTCGACCACGTTTCATTTGACGCGCATGCCGGCGAGGTGTTAGGTTTCCTCGGTCCGAATGGGGCAGGAAAGACAACCACGATGCGTATTCTCACCTGTTATCTCTCTGCGGATGCAGGAAGTGCCACCGTTGCGGGATACGATGTCTTCGAGGAATCCGTCGAAGTCAGAAAACAGATAGGCTATCTCCCTGAAAGCGCGCCCCTTTATGCCGATATGGGAGTCATTGAATACCTCAATTTTATGACGCAGGTGCGGAACCTTCCAAAAAGCCAACGGAAAGATCGGATTCGGGCGGTTATCGACATCTGTGGACTCGAGGACGTTATCCAAAAAGACATCGGTGAACTCTCAAAAGGCTATCGGCAGCGCGTCGGTCTGGCACAAAGCCTCATCCACGATCCACCTATCCTGATTTTAGATGAACCTACCTCTGGGTTAGACCCAAGCCAAATCATTGAGATCCGTAACTTAATCAAAAACATCGGGCAAGAGAAATTGGTGCTTTTTAGCACACACATTTTGCCTGAAGTCTCTGCTACCTGCAGCCGGATTCTAATCATCAACAACGGGAAGATTGTCGCAAACGGGACACCCGAAGAACTCTCCAGTCAAGCGAAAGGCGAAGAAATTGTGCATATCGCCATCCGAGGTTCACAGGAATCCATTGAGGCACAACTCAACGAATTAGATTTTGTCTCACAGTGGAATCGTGTTGACACGGACAACGGTATCGTAGGGTATCAGATCCATGCCTCTCAGGGGAGCGATGCTGCCGAAGCACTTTTTCACGTGGTTGTGAAGAATGGATGGAGCCTTACAGAACTCCGTCAGGAATCCGTGGATTTAGAGGATGTCTTCCTGAATTTGACAGACAAGGAACAGGCATAATTAGTTGTCAGTTGTCAGTTGTCAACCGTCGGTTAAGAGGTTTTCGTTTAACAAGGGAAATCCGCAGAAATGCCCAAGCAAAAA
Protein-coding sequences here:
- a CDS encoding ATP-binding cassette domain-containing protein, with the translated sequence MIEVRELTKSYGPTVAVDHVSFDAHAGEVLGFLGPNGAGKTTTMRILTCYLSADAGSATVAGYDVFEESVEVRKQIGYLPESAPLYADMGVIEYLNFMTQVRNLPKSQRKDRIRAVIDICGLEDVIQKDIGELSKGYRQRVGLAQSLIHDPPILILDEPTSGLDPSQIIEIRNLIKNIGQEKLVLFSTHILPEVSATCSRILIINNGKIVANGTPEELSSQAKGEEIVHIAIRGSQESIEAQLNELDFVSQWNRVDTDNGIVGYQIHASQGSDAAEALFHVVVKNGWSLTELRQESVDLEDVFLNLTDKEQA